One window of Methanogenium organophilum genomic DNA carries:
- a CDS encoding 30S ribosomal protein S17, whose translation MAKNTGLNVPIPEKECDDVNCPFHGTLPVRGQVITGKVVSDRMQGSVVVTRDYLHYVKKYKRYEKRSSNIHAHHPPCIDIRVGDMVKIAECRPLSKTKKFVVVEVMTE comes from the coding sequence ATGGCTAAAAACACAGGATTGAACGTCCCCATTCCGGAAAAGGAATGTGATGACGTGAACTGTCCATTTCACGGCACTTTACCGGTGCGCGGCCAGGTGATTACCGGTAAGGTCGTGAGTGACCGGATGCAGGGATCAGTAGTAGTCACCCGTGACTATCTGCATTATGTGAAGAAATACAAGCGTTACGAAAAACGCAGTTCAAATATTCATGCACATCATCCCCCCTGCATCGATATCAGAGTAGGCGACATGGTAAAGATTGCCGAATGCCGCCCACTCTCAAAGACCAAGAAATTTGTTGTCGTTGAGGTGATGACGGAATGA
- a CDS encoding ribonuclease P protein component 1 produces the protein MITAQNICRHELIGLPVTVYASTNPAQTGITGIVCGETRQMLEIRAGDRTLRVAKKYATFDMHLPDDTQVRVDGSVLVMKPERRISMRIRN, from the coding sequence ATGATCACCGCACAAAACATCTGCCGGCATGAACTCATCGGGTTACCGGTGACGGTGTATGCCTCCACGAACCCCGCACAGACCGGTATCACCGGTATTGTCTGCGGGGAGACGAGGCAGATGTTAGAGATCCGTGCCGGTGATCGTACCCTCCGGGTTGCAAAGAAATATGCAACCTTTGACATGCACCTTCCCGATGATACCCAGGTAAGGGTTGATGGGTCGGTGCTGGTTATGAAGCCTGAAAGAAGAATCAGCATGCGAATCAGAAACTGA
- the rpmC gene encoding 50S ribosomal protein L29 → MAIFRAAEVADFSDVELQEQLAKLRLELVENNGKVSAGGAPENAGRIREIRRTIARISTEQNKRRNA, encoded by the coding sequence ATGGCAATCTTTCGTGCAGCAGAAGTCGCTGACTTCAGTGATGTGGAACTCCAGGAGCAGCTTGCAAAGCTCAGGCTTGAACTGGTTGAGAATAACGGAAAAGTGAGTGCTGGAGGCGCGCCCGAGAATGCGGGACGCATCCGTGAAATCCGGAGAACAATTGCCCGGATCAGCACTGAGCAGAACAAGCGCCGCAACGCCTGA
- a CDS encoding 30S ribosomal protein S3 → MGIEKRFVEDGIRAARVENFLVKELKRAGYGGMEIIRTPLGTQITIYAEKPGIVIGKGGKVVRQLTADLQNDYGIESPQIEVQQVDEPSFNAQIMAERLANSLERGWYFRKAGNSVLRRVMESGALGCEVVLSGKLTGARSRVQKFTEGYVKHCGEPSETIVEHGFALAVKKLGTIGVQVKIIPPGARLPDTFEVLEPQPEVPAEPVYEGEDIDEDIIGAEIDAELEEAEDVPVQEEI, encoded by the coding sequence ATGGGAATCGAGAAGAGATTTGTAGAGGATGGAATCCGCGCAGCACGTGTGGAGAACTTCCTCGTAAAAGAGCTGAAACGTGCAGGCTACGGCGGCATGGAGATTATCAGGACCCCACTCGGTACCCAGATCACCATCTATGCGGAAAAACCCGGTATTGTCATCGGTAAGGGCGGAAAGGTTGTACGCCAGCTGACCGCTGACCTTCAGAATGACTATGGTATCGAGTCTCCGCAGATTGAAGTCCAGCAGGTGGACGAGCCAAGTTTCAATGCACAGATTATGGCAGAGAGACTTGCCAACTCACTTGAGCGCGGCTGGTATTTCCGCAAGGCAGGGAACAGTGTTCTCCGTCGTGTGATGGAATCCGGCGCACTCGGCTGTGAGGTTGTCCTCTCCGGGAAACTAACTGGTGCACGGTCCCGTGTCCAGAAGTTCACCGAAGGCTACGTCAAGCACTGTGGTGAACCGTCCGAGACAATTGTCGAGCATGGATTTGCTCTCGCAGTAAAGAAGCTCGGAACCATTGGTGTCCAGGTCAAGATCATCCCGCCGGGAGCACGTCTCCCCGATACCTTTGAAGTGCTCGAACCTCAACCCGAGGTTCCTGCAGAGCCGGTATACGAAGGCGAGGATATCGATGAGGATATCATTGGTGCAGAGATTGACGCTGAACTCGAGGAAGCTGAGGATGTCCCCGTTCAGGAGGAGATCTGA
- a CDS encoding 50S ribosomal protein L22 — protein sequence MARTAYSIKPEADSARAKANELPISPKHSIEIAREVRGMKTGDAIAYLEDVVALKRAVPFRRFNRDVAHKRGLNGWDAGRYPVKASSYFIKLIKSVEKNAEYIGLDTENLVITHISAARGRRMKGIFPRAMGRATPKYAESVNIEIAVKEA from the coding sequence ATGGCAAGAACAGCATATTCTATTAAACCAGAGGCAGACTCGGCCCGTGCAAAAGCGAACGAGCTTCCGATTTCCCCCAAGCACTCCATTGAGATTGCCCGTGAGGTCAGAGGAATGAAGACAGGGGATGCAATTGCATACCTTGAGGATGTTGTCGCACTGAAGCGTGCAGTGCCCTTCCGCCGGTTCAACAGAGATGTTGCACACAAGCGCGGTCTGAATGGCTGGGATGCCGGTCGGTATCCTGTCAAGGCATCTTCCTACTTCATCAAACTGATCAAATCAGTTGAGAAGAATGCAGAATACATCGGTCTTGACACCGAGAATCTCGTAATTACACACATCTCTGCCGCCCGTGGCCGCAGAATGAAGGGCATTTTCCCCCGTGCAATGGGGCGTGCCACACCAAAATACGCAGAATCCGTCAACATCGAGATTGCAGTGAAGGAGGCCTGA
- a CDS encoding 30S ribosomal protein S19, protein MAKKTQRRLPRRKEEFTYHGYKIEDLQQMGMSELLPLMPARIRRRVNRGFSPGHDKLLREIREDKERIRTHLRDMIILPEMVGKTIEIHDGKDFVPVEIQPEAVFHYLGEFALTRHRVSHGSAGIGATRSSKFVPLK, encoded by the coding sequence ATGGCAAAAAAGACACAGAGAAGGTTGCCGCGGCGGAAAGAGGAATTCACCTACCACGGCTACAAAATTGAGGACCTGCAGCAGATGGGCATGAGCGAACTCCTGCCTCTTATGCCTGCACGGATTCGCCGCCGGGTCAACCGCGGCTTCTCCCCCGGACATGATAAACTGCTCCGGGAAATCCGGGAAGACAAGGAGCGTATCCGGACTCACCTCCGCGATATGATCATTCTCCCTGAGATGGTTGGAAAGACAATCGAGATTCACGATGGTAAGGACTTTGTCCCGGTAGAGATTCAGCCTGAGGCGGTCTTCCACTACCTGGGAGAGTTTGCACTCACCCGTCATCGCGTGAGCCACGGCAGTGCCGGTATCGGTGCAACCCGGTCGAGTAAATTCGTACCCCTGAAGTGA
- a CDS encoding 50S ribosomal protein L2 translates to MGKRIISQNRGRGGPTYRAPSHKYKAELKHPGSIRETVGGVVIDIEHDPARHTPIAKVELDDGKKKMYMLVTEGVGIGDRVAWGPEAPVKNGNTLPLGSIPVGAYVCNVEARPNDGGKFIRASGVQAQVIGKDEGRVGIKMPSGKHKWFNADCRATVGIVAGGGRGEKPFVKAGKKYHKMKSQAQKWPRSKAVCMNVIDHPFGGGGHQHVGRPKSVSRGTSPGRKVGHIAPKRTGRK, encoded by the coding sequence ATGGGTAAACGCATTATATCCCAGAACCGTGGCCGTGGAGGCCCAACATACCGTGCACCGTCACACAAGTATAAGGCTGAACTCAAGCATCCCGGCAGTATCCGTGAGACTGTCGGCGGTGTTGTGATCGATATCGAGCACGACCCCGCACGGCACACACCGATTGCTAAGGTCGAGCTTGATGACGGCAAAAAGAAGATGTACATGCTCGTCACCGAAGGTGTGGGCATTGGTGACCGCGTCGCATGGGGCCCTGAAGCTCCGGTGAAGAACGGAAACACCCTGCCTCTGGGTTCAATCCCTGTCGGTGCCTACGTATGTAATGTCGAGGCACGGCCAAATGACGGTGGCAAGTTCATCCGTGCATCCGGTGTTCAGGCACAGGTCATTGGCAAAGACGAAGGCCGCGTCGGTATCAAGATGCCCTCCGGCAAGCACAAGTGGTTCAATGCGGACTGCCGTGCAACGGTCGGTATCGTTGCCGGTGGCGGACGCGGTGAAAAACCGTTTGTCAAGGCAGGAAAGAAATACCACAAGATGAAGTCACAGGCACAGAAGTGGCCGCGCTCAAAGGCTGTCTGTATGAATGTTATCGACCACCCGTTCGGTGGCGGTGGACACCAGCACGTGGGCAGACCAAAGAGTGTTTCCCGTGGCACATCACCAGGACGGAAAGTAGGACATATCGCCCCGAAGAGGACCGGAAGGAAATAG
- a CDS encoding 50S ribosomal protein L23 → MTIKTPYVSEKASMMLDTDGKLQFLVRRDADKTKIARAVEEMFAHEVTSVTTMMTMKGQKKATVTFADSKAGEEILSRLGIL, encoded by the coding sequence ATGACAATTAAAACTCCGTATGTCTCAGAAAAGGCATCCATGATGCTCGACACTGACGGCAAACTTCAGTTCCTTGTCCGCCGCGACGCAGACAAGACCAAGATTGCCCGTGCAGTTGAGGAGATGTTTGCTCACGAAGTGACATCTGTTACAACCATGATGACAATGAAGGGTCAGAAGAAAGCCACTGTTACATTTGCTGACAGTAAGGCCGGTGAAGAGATTCTTTCACGGCTGGGAATCCTCTGA
- the rpl4p gene encoding 50S ribosomal protein L4, giving the protein MKAQITTIDGGSAGEIELPAVFEESYRPDLIKNAVLALQSERYQPHGTSPRAGLNTSAVSWGSGRGVAQLPRLKNGSRAARIPQSVGGRAAHPPKVEKKLVRKMNKQEKRLAIRSAIAATMNEELISARGHLYEGTVPVVFDDAFEGLTTAKDVVAALSVAGVYSDVERSAASKKVRAGRGKTRGRRYKQRKSLLIVTSEAPLRAAANLAGVDTVTVDALNAELLAPGTHAGRLTVWTAGALKKLEMM; this is encoded by the coding sequence ATGAAGGCACAGATTACAACAATTGATGGTGGTTCAGCAGGAGAAATCGAGCTTCCTGCAGTCTTTGAAGAAAGCTACCGCCCGGATCTTATTAAAAACGCTGTTCTTGCACTCCAGAGCGAGCGCTACCAGCCACACGGTACCAGTCCACGTGCAGGACTGAACACCTCCGCAGTCTCCTGGGGAAGTGGCCGTGGTGTTGCACAGCTCCCGCGTCTGAAGAACGGATCACGTGCAGCACGTATCCCGCAGTCAGTCGGTGGACGCGCAGCTCATCCTCCTAAAGTGGAGAAGAAGCTGGTCCGTAAGATGAACAAACAGGAAAAGCGCCTCGCCATCCGGTCTGCAATTGCAGCAACCATGAACGAGGAACTGATCTCTGCACGTGGTCATCTCTATGAAGGCACGGTTCCCGTTGTCTTTGATGACGCATTTGAGGGACTCACCACCGCAAAGGACGTTGTCGCCGCACTCTCCGTTGCCGGCGTATACTCCGATGTGGAGCGCTCTGCAGCAAGCAAAAAAGTGCGTGCAGGCCGTGGCAAGACCCGTGGCCGCCGGTACAAGCAGCGCAAGAGCCTGCTGATTGTCACCAGTGAAGCACCGCTGCGTGCAGCAGCCAACCTCGCCGGTGTGGACACTGTCACTGTCGATGCACTGAACGCTGAGCTTCTCGCACCCGGTACACACGCAGGTCGCCTGACCGTCTGGACTGCCGGTGCACTGAAGAAACTGGAGATGATGTGA